In the genome of Desulfofarcimen acetoxidans DSM 771, one region contains:
- a CDS encoding biotin transporter BioY: MTIKNKQWNTRNLILCAVFADLIAIGAYIKIPVPIVPFTLQFLFANLAGLLLGKKLGAISVAIYIAMGLIGIPVFTGGGGIGYIFRPTFGYIIGFMAGAWLTGFIAEKTKTPSSKRLLAAGFAGLGIVYLFGMSYYYIIANYYMNSPIGVWALILYGFILAVPGDIAICFTSAVLAKRLIPIVKGSQL; encoded by the coding sequence ATGACTATTAAAAACAAACAATGGAATACCAGAAATTTAATATTGTGTGCGGTGTTTGCGGACTTAATAGCCATTGGAGCCTATATCAAAATACCTGTTCCGATAGTGCCGTTTACTTTGCAATTTTTGTTTGCAAACCTGGCCGGATTGCTTCTTGGAAAAAAATTGGGGGCAATTTCGGTTGCGATATACATTGCTATGGGTCTGATTGGAATTCCGGTTTTCACAGGAGGAGGCGGCATCGGGTATATCTTTCGGCCAACTTTTGGATACATCATAGGATTCATGGCAGGAGCCTGGTTGACAGGGTTTATAGCGGAAAAAACTAAAACACCAAGCTCTAAAAGACTTTTGGCAGCAGGGTTTGCAGGTCTTGGAATTGTTTACCTGTTTGGAATGTCCTATTATTACATAATAGCAAATTATTATATGAATTCACCGATAGGGGTTTGGGCGCTGATATTATATGGTTTTATTCTTGCTGTGCCAGGGGATATTGCGATTTGCTTTACAAGCGCTGTCCTGGCAAAAAGATTAATTCCAATTGTGAAAGGAAGTCAGCTATGA